AGGCGATCGCATCATGCGCCGCGCCGATCACCTGCGGTGAGGAACGCATCGAATAGGCATCCTGCACCTTCGTCTTCACCTTCCCGGTCAACAGATCGCTACCGTCGATGCACGTCATGATCGCCTTGGCGCTACGCACGGCGCCGGGGAAGCCCCGCACTTCATGCAGGAGGACATTGTAGGGTTTCAGGTTTGCCAAGAGCGCTTCCAGACTCATGGCGCAGGCGATCTCCGCCTGCATCAGCCATCGGTTCATGTCATAGAGATGCAGGGCGCTCATGGCGGTGAGAAGATTGGAGCCATTGATCACCGCCAGACCATCGCGCGCCTGTAACTGCGGGATGGGGATTCCCGCGCGGTCCATCGCCTCTTTGCCGGGGAGGCGCTGACCCTGATAGAACGCCTCTCCCTCACCCATCATGAGCAGGGCAATCTGCGACATCGGCGCCAAGTCGCCGCTGGCGCCGACCGACCCCTTCTGGCAGACCACCGGCGTGACGCCCTTGTTCAGCATCTCCACCAACGTCAGTGTGATCTCAGGCCGACAACCGGACTTCCCATGGGCGTGGACGTTGACCCGTCCGGCGATGGCGCCGCGTACATGCTCGATCGGCGCCGGTTCGCCGATCCCGGCGGCGTGATTGTAGATCAGGTACCGCTGGAATTGCTGCACCTGCTCATCGGTCAGTACAACTTCGGAGAACTCGCCGATCCCGGTGTTGACGCCATACATGATCTCGCGCGCCCGGATCTTCTCCTCCAGCATCCCGCGACACACCTTGATCCGTTCGAGGGCCTCGGGATGCAGTTGTACCGGCTCGCCATCACGAGCGATGCGGACGAGTTTGTCGATCGTCAGTCCGGATCCGTCAAGGACAATGCTCATCGTCAACTCTCCAAGAACAAGAACTCGTCAAGCAGCAACGACCGTGCACAAGAAAGGCGGGCGGAGCCCGCCCTACTACTGCATCCAATGATATGGCGGGCTCCGCCCACCATCACAGCCAAAACAGAAGACGGATGCTCTTTACACCTTCGGTCCCGCGGCGACGATTTCCGGGGGACACCCGTCCGTGAACTGTTTGAAATTGGCGATGAAGCGCATCGCCAGATCACGGTACCTCATCTTGTAGGCGTCCTTGTCGGGCCAGGTGCTCTCGGGACGGAGAACCGAATCGGGAACCTCCGGACAGGTTTTGGGAACGGAGAATCCAAAGACCGGATCGGTCCAGTACTCCACGTTGTCGAGCTTCCCTTCCAATGCCGCATCGAGGAGGGCGCGCGTGTGGCGGATGCTGATCCGCTTGCCGATGCCATACGGCCCGCCGGTCCAGCCGGTGTTGACCAGCCAGCAGTTGACCTTGTAGCGCAGCATCTTGCGCTTCAACAGGTCGGCGTAGAAGTACGGGTGATGCACCATGAACGGCGCGCCGAAGCAGGCGCTGAAGGTGATCTCGGGCTCCTTGCCCAGTTCGATCTCGGTCCCGCTCACCTTGGCGGTGTAGCCGGAAATGAAATGATACAGCGCCTGGTCCGGCGTCAGGCGCGATATGGGCGGCATGACCCCCGAAGCGTCACAGGTGAGCATGATGATGTTCTTCGGGTGCCCTGCCATCTTCTCGGGAACGGAGTTGTCGATGTAGTCCAGCGGATAGGAGGCCCGCGTGTTTTCGGTGCGGCTATCGTCATCGAGATCGGGGACGCGACTCACGGGGTCGAAGATGACGTTTTCGAGAATAGTGCCGTACCGCCGCGTGCAGGCATAGATCTCCGGCTCGGCGGTCGGCGACAGGGCGATCACCTTGGCATAGCAACCGTTCTCAAAGTTGAAGATGCCCTCGTCGCTCCAGCCGTGCTCGTCATCGCCGATCAACCGCCGACGCGGATCAGCCGACAGCGTCGTCTTGCCGGTTCCCGACAATCCGAAGAAGAGCGCGCTTTCGCCGTTGTTGCCGACGTTGGCCGAGCAATGCATGCTCAGGATTCCCTGCAGGGGGAGCAGGTAGTTGAGGATGGTGAACGCCGATTTCTTGATCTCCCCGCCATACCCGGTCCCGCCGATCAAGACCAGCTTCTGTTCGAAGCTCAACAGGATGAAGGTCGGCGACAGCGTGCCATCGACCTCCGGGGCGCCCTGAAACGACGGAATGCAGATGATCGTGAACTCGGGAATGTGGCGACGCTGCTCCTCCAGCGAGTCCACAGGGATGAACATGTTGCGGGCGAACAGACTGTGCCACGCGTGCTCGGTCACCACGCGGATGGGGAAGCGGTAGTTGGGGTCGGCCCCGACATGGCAATCGCGCACGAAGACATCGCGGTCCTGGAGGTACGCCTGCAGACGGTTCATCACGGCGCTGAACTTCTCGGCGCTGAAGGGGCGATTGTACTTCCCCCACCACACATGGTCTTCGGTTGTGGCCTCGCGGACGACGAACTTGTCGTTGGCGGCCCGGGCCGTGTGCTTGCCGGTGTTGACAATGAACGACCCCGTATGCCCGAGCTGTCCCTCGCGACGGAAGATCGCCTCCTCGTACAAGGCCGAACTTCCCAGATTCCAGTAGACGCGGTTCAACTTGGCGAATCCCTGGTCCTTCAGACGAAAGTCCGAGGCCCGCTCGCCTGCGATGTCCTGCGCCGGAGTCTTGATATCGAGATAGAACTTCATAGCCAGTCCCTCACGAGCTTTCTGTCGCCGATGAAGAGTTCGTTGGGCGCATCGGGGTCGATGGCCCACCGGATCCGGGCCACGCCCTCTGTGATGTCTTTCACCGTCCCGCAATAGCTGAGCCGCAAGTACCCCTCCATGCCGAACTCCTTCCCCGGCACGGTCACGACGCGGACCTTGTTGAGAAGGAAATGGCAGAGGTCCACGGAGCTCTTGTTGAAGGCGCGGAAGTCGGGGAGGCAATAGAACGTGCCGCCGGGCGGAGTGATGTGAATTCCATCGATCGACTTCAACTCCTGCACAATGATGTTGCGGTTGTTCTCCAACGTGTAACGGAGACTCTCCACGCCGCTTTGGATGCCGCTGAGCGCGCCGACCGAGGCGACCTGGGAGATCGTCGACGGACAGGACGTCGTCTGCGCCTGCACGTTCACCATGACCTCGACGATCTTCTTCGGCGCCACGGTCCACCCGATGCGAAAGCCGGTCATCGCATACAGCTTCGAGACGCCGTTGATCACGATGACCTTGGAATCCTCGATGTCCTTCTTGACGAACCGGTAGGCCGGACAGAACGATTTGCCGTCGAAGATCAGCTTGTGATAGATGTCATCGGTGATGAGGTAAATCCCCTTCTGCTCGCAGAACTCGACGATCTCGCCAATGAAGTCGGCGTCATAGACCGCCCCCGACGGGTTGTTGGGGCTGTTGAGAATGATCGCCTTGGTGTAGGAGCTGACCGCGGCCTTGATGTCCTGCAGGCGCGGCTGAAACCGACCATCCTCCGAGCGCACGATGACCGGGACGCCATAGACGAGCTTGACCATCTCCGGATAGCTGACCCAGTACGGCGCGGTGATGATCACTTCATCCTGCGGGTTGATCAACACCGTAAGCAGTACCGACAACGCCTGCTTGGCGCCGCCGGAGACGATGACGTTTTCGGGATGGACGACCTTGTTGTAGTTTTCCTCCATGTACCGGAGAATGGCCTTCTTGAGCTCAGGGATACCGTCGGTGGGGGTGTATCGCACCTCCCCCGAGGTGATCTGGGCGGCGGCACTGCGGATCGCCTCCACCGGGACCTTGCTCTTGGGTTCCCCGGCGCCCAAGTGGATGACCGGTTCCCCCTTTTCCCTGAGAAGGCGCGCCTGCTCATTGAGTCGCAGGGTGGGGGAATCGGCGATCGATGCCGCCAGTTTGCTGATACTCATTGCGGGAAAATCCTCCTCGTCTTGTTACCTGCCAGCGCCCCGGGCCGGCGCGATGCCGACTTGGTTCTGCTTGTGCCGATTGGGGGTTGCTGGGTCACGAATCCCCGCGGGGACCGTGATATATCGATGCAATGCATCTTGAAATCTGTCAACCGAATACGGTTCGAACGGTGGGCATTTTGACAACGGGGCGTGGACTTGAGACATGCCAATGAGCAACCAGCTTGTCATTCTGGCTGTGGGCGTGGTCCGTCGCTATCTTTCTGACAGGACTGCTTCCGGAATCGCGGAGGGTTCGAGTGACCGGCCGGGTGATCTTGTACTGGAGGTAAGAGGGGGAAAGCCGACCTCTCCCTCCGGGAGAGGTCGATTCGCCGCAGGCGAGTCGGGGAAATGCACAGTTGCCTCCCGACAGATTGTCATCCCGAGCGAAGCGAGGGATCTGCTGTTTCTTCGCTGAGAGCAATAAGGGAACCCATGACTGGGATTACCATCAGACTGGTGACGAGTGATCTCCTGCCCGGAATTTGCCGTGCTGCGGCGGTGGGACGTATGCGACGATCCGGACGCTGCCGGTCGGGGTCGCACCATGCGACATTTCGCGTGACGACGGATCAAGGGGCATTTGCTGTCCGCATCGGGCCGGCGGATATGGAGTTCGGCGACTGGGAACGACACGCCCGGTTGGCGGCGTGCCGGACTGCCCCTCGGCTCCTATGCCAAGGATACAGGGAAGCAGACAATCGCGTCTTCGGCTATGAAATCTGGGAATGGCTCGATGGCCGTCGGTTCGATTACAACCGCGATCTTCGCCCGCTGGCCGCGACACTCGCGACTCTGCACCGGCGCACACGACATCTGAAAATCGCGGCAAGGGAAACAACCGACCTTCGGACGTATCTCCGCCATCACCTGCAATGGTACCTCGACAATACCACAGTGGGTCCCATCACCCGGCTGCGGGGCCAAAGACGCGCGTGGCGCCGGGTGCCCACACCCGGCGCTGCTGTCGGGTGTGGGCACCCGACAGCACCGAGAAAGAGCTGTAAGACCGGTTGG
The nucleotide sequence above comes from Candidatus Zixiibacteriota bacterium. Encoded proteins:
- a CDS encoding aromatic amino acid ammonia-lyase codes for the protein MSIVLDGSGLTIDKLVRIARDGEPVQLHPEALERIKVCRGMLEEKIRAREIMYGVNTGIGEFSEVVLTDEQVQQFQRYLIYNHAAGIGEPAPIEHVRGAIAGRVNVHAHGKSGCRPEITLTLVEMLNKGVTPVVCQKGSVGASGDLAPMSQIALLMMGEGEAFYQGQRLPGKEAMDRAGIPIPQLQARDGLAVINGSNLLTAMSALHLYDMNRWLMQAEIACAMSLEALLANLKPYNVLLHEVRGFPGAVRSAKAIMTCIDGSDLLTGKVKTKVQDAYSMRSSPQVIGAAHDAIAFAKRQVEIELNGIGDNPIFFPEHKLTLTGANFQGSPVSLPMDMAGAAITMISVLSERRLNRLTNPALSAGLPPFLTKGAGMFSGMMLSQYTADALIVEQRMLSAPASIGSIPAAADQEDFVSMGMNTAIKNGQILDNAYGVLGIEFMAAAQGLDFRDFTPGKGVAAAKAVIRRHVAHLDEDRPMYPDHNTMKDLVQSGEILEAVEGVVGALD
- a CDS encoding phosphotransferase; translation: MRRSGRCRSGSHHATFRVTTDQGAFAVRIGPADMEFGDWERHARLAACRTAPRLLCQGYREADNRVFGYEIWEWLDGRRFDYNRDLRPLAATLATLHRRTRHLKIAARETTDLRTYLRHHLQWYLDNTTVGPITRLRGQRRAWRRVPTPGAAVGCGHPTAPRKSCKTGWSQVGDPAESLHRAATASLALLEAQPPFDRRFDCLVHNDLVPGNIIVTSEGARLIDWDWAICSHPALDLCGVMSPFVTSWEGELALQHEQVAAFLERYLQPFSRAESRIIMRGLLDAWQAFNTIVANWTYRNADPARPHFRDPAFYRRSFAHAAGMWAFMRAEMAT
- a CDS encoding pyridoxal phosphate-dependent aminotransferase; this encodes MSISKLAASIADSPTLRLNEQARLLREKGEPVIHLGAGEPKSKVPVEAIRSAAAQITSGEVRYTPTDGIPELKKAILRYMEENYNKVVHPENVIVSGGAKQALSVLLTVLINPQDEVIITAPYWVSYPEMVKLVYGVPVIVRSEDGRFQPRLQDIKAAVSSYTKAIILNSPNNPSGAVYDADFIGEIVEFCEQKGIYLITDDIYHKLIFDGKSFCPAYRFVKKDIEDSKVIVINGVSKLYAMTGFRIGWTVAPKKIVEVMVNVQAQTTSCPSTISQVASVGALSGIQSGVESLRYTLENNRNIIVQELKSIDGIHITPPGGTFYCLPDFRAFNKSSVDLCHFLLNKVRVVTVPGKEFGMEGYLRLSYCGTVKDITEGVARIRWAIDPDAPNELFIGDRKLVRDWL
- the pckA gene encoding phosphoenolpyruvate carboxykinase (ATP) — encoded protein: MKFYLDIKTPAQDIAGERASDFRLKDQGFAKLNRVYWNLGSSALYEEAIFRREGQLGHTGSFIVNTGKHTARAANDKFVVREATTEDHVWWGKYNRPFSAEKFSAVMNRLQAYLQDRDVFVRDCHVGADPNYRFPIRVVTEHAWHSLFARNMFIPVDSLEEQRRHIPEFTIICIPSFQGAPEVDGTLSPTFILLSFEQKLVLIGGTGYGGEIKKSAFTILNYLLPLQGILSMHCSANVGNNGESALFFGLSGTGKTTLSADPRRRLIGDDEHGWSDEGIFNFENGCYAKVIALSPTAEPEIYACTRRYGTILENVIFDPVSRVPDLDDDSRTENTRASYPLDYIDNSVPEKMAGHPKNIIMLTCDASGVMPPISRLTPDQALYHFISGYTAKVSGTEIELGKEPEITFSACFGAPFMVHHPYFYADLLKRKMLRYKVNCWLVNTGWTGGPYGIGKRISIRHTRALLDAALEGKLDNVEYWTDPVFGFSVPKTCPEVPDSVLRPESTWPDKDAYKMRYRDLAMRFIANFKQFTDGCPPEIVAAGPKV